A genomic stretch from Petrimonas mucosa includes:
- a CDS encoding prephenate dehydrogenase/arogenate dehydrogenase family protein, whose protein sequence is MRILILGAGKMGSFFADVLSFDHELAVLDTDPRKLRFIYNTLRMTKPEEVADFAPELVINAATLRYTIEAFNNVLPYLPQTCILSDIASVKTGLEEFYRERTRPYVSTHPMFGPTFASLSDLSTQSAIIISESSHLGKVFFRDLYRRLKLNVFEYSFREHDETIAYSLSIPFASTLVFASVMKHQDAPGTTFKKHMNIAQGLLSEDDFLLTEILFNPYTPGQLVKIREKLKELLAIVEKRDSEKMKDFLSEVRKNIE, encoded by the coding sequence ATGAGAATACTTATCCTGGGAGCCGGCAAGATGGGATCCTTCTTTGCCGATGTGCTCAGTTTCGATCACGAACTGGCGGTACTCGATACCGATCCCCGAAAACTGAGATTTATCTACAACACGTTACGGATGACGAAGCCGGAGGAGGTGGCCGATTTTGCCCCCGAACTGGTGATCAATGCCGCTACACTGAGGTATACCATCGAGGCGTTTAACAATGTACTGCCCTATCTGCCTCAGACCTGTATCCTGAGCGATATCGCATCGGTGAAGACCGGATTGGAGGAGTTCTACCGGGAGCGTACCCGTCCCTACGTCTCTACCCACCCGATGTTCGGTCCCACCTTTGCCAGCCTGAGCGATCTCAGTACGCAGAGTGCCATCATCATATCGGAGTCGTCTCACCTGGGAAAGGTCTTCTTCCGCGATCTCTACCGCCGACTCAAGTTAAACGTCTTCGAGTACTCTTTCCGGGAGCACGACGAGACCATCGCCTATTCGCTCTCCATTCCGTTTGCCTCCACACTGGTATTCGCATCGGTCATGAAGCATCAGGATGCGCCGGGCACCACCTTCAAGAAGCATATGAACATTGCGCAGGGACTGCTCTCGGAAGACGATTTCCTGCTGACCGAGATCCTCTTCAACCCCTATACTCCCGGTCAATTGGTGAAGATCAGGGAGAAGCTGAAGGAGTTGCTGGCCATTGTTGAAAAGAGGGATAGCGAAAAGATGAAAGATTTCTTGAGTGAAGTCAGAAAAAATATCGAGTAG
- a CDS encoding pyridoxal phosphate-dependent aminotransferase, whose amino-acid sequence MDKRAIIEPAAHIKNISEYYFSVKLAEVARMNAEGKDVISLGVGAPDRMPSPETIDTLCEAARRPDVHAYQPYTGIPELRKAYAGWYGEHYGVKLSSDEVLPLIGSKEGILHISMTFLNYGDAVLVPNPGYPTYRSVSELLRAHVIEYDLLEENDWLPDFDALERLDLSRVKLMWVNYPNMPTGKNGSEELFRQLVEFGKKHGIVICHDNPYSFILNDRPLSILSVEGARDICIELNSLSKSHNMSGWRMGLLASNPQFVQWVLKAKSNIDSGQFKPMQLATVAALQNSREWHDGMNRIYAERRLWAEKIMELMGCRYDRHQVGLFVWGKLPESVSSSKAFIDEILYGAHVFITPGVIFGSNGEGYVRISLGSSAEKMEQAYERIKKMYHC is encoded by the coding sequence ATGGATAAGAGAGCTATTATCGAGCCAGCGGCTCACATAAAAAATATTTCAGAATACTACTTTTCGGTCAAACTGGCCGAAGTGGCCAGGATGAATGCCGAGGGGAAGGATGTGATCAGCCTGGGCGTAGGAGCCCCGGACCGGATGCCGTCGCCGGAGACAATCGATACGCTGTGTGAGGCGGCCCGCCGTCCCGACGTGCACGCTTATCAGCCCTATACCGGAATCCCGGAGCTGAGAAAGGCCTATGCCGGGTGGTATGGAGAGCACTACGGCGTGAAACTCTCGTCCGACGAGGTGTTGCCGCTGATCGGATCGAAGGAGGGTATCCTGCATATCTCGATGACCTTTCTCAATTATGGCGACGCCGTACTGGTTCCCAACCCCGGATATCCTACCTACCGGTCGGTATCCGAACTGCTTCGTGCCCATGTTATTGAATACGATCTGCTCGAGGAGAACGATTGGCTGCCCGATTTCGACGCACTGGAGCGGCTCGATCTGAGTAGGGTAAAACTGATGTGGGTGAACTATCCCAACATGCCTACCGGGAAGAACGGGTCGGAAGAGTTGTTCAGGCAATTGGTGGAATTTGGCAAAAAGCATGGCATCGTTATCTGTCACGACAATCCCTACAGCTTTATCCTGAACGACCGGCCACTGAGCATCCTGTCGGTTGAGGGGGCCAGAGATATCTGCATCGAGCTGAACTCGTTGAGCAAGTCGCACAACATGTCGGGCTGGCGTATGGGACTGCTCGCTTCCAACCCTCAATTCGTGCAGTGGGTGCTGAAAGCGAAGAGCAATATCGACAGCGGTCAGTTCAAACCGATGCAGCTGGCCACCGTGGCCGCCCTGCAAAACAGCCGCGAGTGGCACGACGGGATGAACCGCATCTATGCAGAACGTCGGTTGTGGGCTGAAAAGATCATGGAGCTGATGGGGTGCAGGTACGACAGGCATCAGGTTGGGCTCTTTGTCTGGGGAAAATTGCCGGAATCGGTCTCCTCAAGTAAAGCGTTCATTGATGAGATCCTTTATGGCGCCCATGTCTTTATCACGCCCGGTGTGATTTTTGGAAGCAATGGCGAGGGCTACGTCCGCATCTCGCTGGGTAGTTCGGCCGAAAAGATGGAGCAGGCATACGAACGGATAAAAAAGATGTATCATTGTTAA
- the ltrA gene encoding group II intron reverse transcriptase/maturase has product MNPGKHGNLQMSLFDEWERGQKVKGTDVFSSGSGLVRDEWLSGCKEERALTQDLMSDITDLKNLDAALRQVISNRGSAGIDGMTVDELRDWLNSHHRELQRQLMTGTYQVTAVKEVLIPKPDGGKRQLGIPTVKDRLVQQAISQVLSKRYDPIFSEYSYGFRPRRNAHQALRKAGEYVAEGKDWVIDIDLAKFFDEVNHDRLLWQLSTRVGDKRVLKLIGKFLRAGMLIGGMANQRVKGTPQGSPLSPLLSNIVLDELDKELERRGHCFVRYADDIIIMVGSEPAAERSMQSLSKFIENRMRLRINKEKSHIVRPHQLNYLGHTILKGGSLGLSRKSEQRFKAKLKSLTKRNRGISFDQLISELNPVLRGWLNYFKHAKMKSRLRNLEAWLRRRLRCYRLKQCKRALGIARFLTKLGVPWNRSWTTAGSSKGWFRLSMTHAAHEGMNLEWFKKTGLYSLTANYG; this is encoded by the coding sequence ATGAACCCAGGTAAACACGGGAACTTACAGATGAGTCTTTTTGACGAATGGGAGCGTGGCCAAAAGGTGAAGGGGACTGACGTATTCAGTTCAGGAAGCGGTTTGGTACGGGACGAGTGGTTGTCAGGTTGCAAAGAGGAACGAGCCTTAACCCAAGATTTAATGAGTGATATAACGGACTTAAAGAATCTTGATGCCGCATTGCGGCAAGTAATCAGTAACAGGGGAAGTGCGGGCATTGACGGGATGACCGTTGACGAACTTAGAGATTGGCTTAACAGCCACCACCGAGAACTTCAACGCCAGTTAATGACAGGCACATACCAAGTTACGGCAGTTAAAGAGGTATTAATCCCGAAGCCTGATGGCGGGAAACGCCAACTGGGTATTCCCACGGTCAAAGATCGCTTGGTACAACAAGCGATAAGCCAAGTACTGTCGAAACGTTATGACCCTATATTCTCCGAATACAGCTACGGTTTTCGTCCACGGCGTAACGCTCATCAAGCATTACGTAAAGCGGGCGAATACGTGGCCGAAGGAAAGGATTGGGTTATCGACATAGACTTGGCAAAATTCTTTGACGAGGTGAATCACGACCGATTGCTTTGGCAGTTAAGTACTCGCGTTGGTGACAAGCGCGTACTTAAGTTGATAGGTAAATTTCTTCGAGCAGGAATGCTAATCGGGGGGATGGCCAATCAACGGGTGAAAGGGACACCGCAAGGCAGCCCACTATCACCCCTGTTGTCGAATATCGTCTTAGACGAACTGGACAAGGAGTTAGAGCGGAGAGGACACTGCTTTGTACGCTACGCCGATGATATTATCATAATGGTCGGAAGCGAACCAGCCGCGGAGCGATCGATGCAAAGCCTCTCCAAGTTTATCGAAAATCGGATGCGATTAAGAATAAACAAGGAAAAGAGCCATATCGTCCGTCCTCATCAACTCAATTATCTCGGTCATACTATCTTAAAAGGCGGGAGTTTAGGATTAAGCCGAAAGAGCGAACAACGCTTCAAGGCGAAACTAAAATCGCTTACCAAACGCAACAGGGGCATTAGCTTCGATCAGTTAATAAGCGAGCTAAATCCCGTTCTACGAGGCTGGCTAAACTACTTCAAGCACGCAAAGATGAAAAGTCGTCTTCGCAACCTTGAAGCTTGGCTTCGTCGTAGATTAAGATGCTATCGTTTAAAACAATGCAAACGGGCGTTGGGCATAGCCAGGTTCTTGACCAAGTTGGGCGTTCCTTGGAACCGGAGCTGGACAACGGCGGGAAGTTCTAAGGGATGGTTTAGACTGTCAATGACCCACGCTGCACACGAGGGAATGAACCTTGAATGGTTCAAGAAAACGGGACTTTACAGTTTAACGGCCAATTACGGTTAA
- a CDS encoding glycosyltransferase family 4 protein — translation MKIAYIGTYPPRQCGIATFTENLCKSIALNLGQERKNQASVIAINDSSSLQEYDYPPEVKYIIRQNYREDYINAAEQINLSNFQACILNHEFGIFGGESGLYILSLTDRLKVPLVVVFHTVLKEPSFLQKNIIRKINAAAAKIVVMSHKAVELLTTVYGIAAGKIEVIEHGVPDYLGVSHEAIKKEYNLGDRQVLLTFGFLGRNKGIETVINALPAVVERHPSLLYIVLGATHPNILKYSGEEYRKYLNKLVRDRKLQENVVFLKSFVTEDILFEYLRACDIYITPYNNKEQITSGTLAYAVGAGAAVISTPYWHAEELLAEGRGRLFDFKNSEQLADILNELLDYPERMKALREKAYSYGKQMRWSMIGKQYLALLGRIVEAPPIQKRIQRPIVKMELLPDFSFDHIKRLTDDTGIVQHARYGIPNLKEGYCLDDNARALLMSLMAYSQNRDPFALDCMRIYLSYIQYMQTEEGTFRNFLSFRRDFLDREGSEDSFGRTIWALGYLLYASPNMAYREFGKELFDNSRQHFQRLEHLRGVANTVIGISYYLRCYPGDEALLQVMKELASRLTDAYFRNRADQWEWFESALTYDNAVLPLSLFHAAEVSDDPLFQDVAFKTTAFLEEVTLGKGYLSPIGSYGWYPKDGTRAMFDQQAIEVMGNVQLYFQAYNVTKEQEYLRKMFQSFLWFLGENDLRVPLYDYETGGCCDGLKQDGVNRNQGAESTLAYLISYLTVLKALEYES, via the coding sequence ATGAAGATTGCATATATTGGAACATACCCTCCGCGACAGTGCGGGATTGCGACATTCACAGAAAATCTGTGTAAATCGATAGCCCTCAATTTGGGGCAGGAGAGAAAGAACCAGGCCAGCGTGATAGCTATCAACGACTCCAGCTCACTGCAGGAGTATGACTATCCGCCGGAGGTCAAGTATATTATCCGGCAGAATTACCGTGAAGATTATATCAATGCTGCTGAGCAGATCAACCTGAGCAATTTCCAGGCTTGCATCCTCAACCACGAATTCGGCATTTTCGGTGGTGAGTCGGGATTGTACATCCTCTCACTTACCGACCGCTTGAAGGTGCCGCTCGTTGTCGTGTTCCATACCGTTCTGAAGGAGCCCTCCTTTCTGCAAAAGAATATCATCCGGAAGATAAATGCGGCTGCAGCCAAGATTGTGGTGATGAGTCATAAGGCGGTGGAGTTGCTTACCACGGTTTACGGGATAGCTGCCGGGAAGATCGAAGTGATTGAGCATGGCGTGCCGGATTATCTGGGTGTTTCGCACGAAGCGATCAAGAAGGAGTATAACCTGGGCGACCGGCAGGTGTTGCTGACATTTGGCTTCCTGGGACGGAACAAAGGGATCGAGACGGTGATCAATGCGTTGCCTGCAGTGGTGGAGAGGCATCCGTCGCTTCTCTACATCGTGCTGGGCGCCACACATCCCAATATCCTCAAGTATTCGGGCGAAGAGTACCGGAAGTACCTGAACAAGCTGGTGAGAGACCGTAAATTGCAGGAGAATGTTGTTTTTCTCAAATCGTTCGTTACGGAAGATATCCTTTTTGAATACCTGCGGGCATGCGATATCTATATTACCCCTTACAACAACAAGGAGCAGATCACCAGCGGTACATTGGCCTATGCCGTGGGAGCCGGGGCGGCCGTAATTTCCACTCCGTACTGGCACGCCGAGGAGCTGCTGGCCGAGGGTCGGGGCCGACTGTTCGACTTCAAGAATTCTGAACAGCTGGCCGACATCCTGAATGAGCTGCTCGATTACCCTGAAAGGATGAAGGCATTGAGGGAAAAGGCCTACAGTTACGGGAAACAGATGCGCTGGTCGATGATCGGGAAGCAGTATCTCGCTCTTTTGGGAAGGATAGTGGAAGCTCCCCCTATCCAGAAAAGGATCCAGCGACCGATTGTCAAAATGGAGCTGCTGCCCGATTTTTCATTCGACCATATCAAGCGGCTGACAGACGATACCGGTATCGTGCAGCATGCCCGGTACGGCATACCCAACCTGAAAGAGGGGTATTGTCTCGACGACAATGCCCGGGCCCTGCTGATGTCGCTGATGGCCTACAGTCAAAACCGGGATCCGTTTGCCCTCGATTGCATGCGGATCTATCTCAGCTACATCCAGTACATGCAGACCGAAGAGGGAACCTTTCGCAATTTTCTCAGTTTCAGGCGGGATTTCCTCGACAGGGAGGGAAGTGAAGACTCCTTCGGCAGGACCATCTGGGCGCTCGGATATCTCCTGTATGCTTCCCCGAACATGGCTTACAGGGAGTTTGGCAAAGAGCTGTTTGACAACTCCAGACAACACTTCCAGAGGCTGGAGCATCTGCGCGGGGTGGCCAATACGGTTATCGGGATCAGTTATTACCTGCGGTGCTACCCCGGGGATGAAGCGCTGCTTCAGGTCATGAAGGAGCTGGCATCGAGGCTGACCGATGCCTATTTCAGGAACCGTGCCGACCAGTGGGAGTGGTTCGAGTCCGCCCTTACCTACGATAATGCGGTATTGCCGTTAAGCCTGTTTCATGCGGCTGAGGTTTCCGACGATCCGCTCTTTCAGGATGTGGCTTTCAAAACGACCGCATTTCTGGAGGAGGTGACCCTCGGCAAGGGGTATCTCTCTCCCATCGGAAGTTACGGCTGGTACCCGAAAGATGGAACCCGGGCGATGTTCGATCAGCAGGCGATCGAGGTGATGGGCAACGTCCAGCTCTATTTTCAGGCATATAACGTTACGAAGGAGCAGGAGTACCTTCGGAAGATGTTCCAGTCGTTCCTCTGGTTCCTGGGTGAAAACGATCTGCGGGTCCCCCTCTACGACTACGAAACGGGTGGATGCTGCGACGGCCTCAAGCAGGATGGCGTGAACCGTAACCAGGGAGCCGAGAGTACGCTGGCCTACCTCATTTCCTACCTCACCGTCTTGAAGGCATTGGAGTATGAGTCGTAG
- a CDS encoding peptidylprolyl isomerase, which produces MKKSLIFTLMLTFSLFVNGQTQYPVIVIETNFGTMKAILYDDTPNHSAHFLKLVKQGYFNGTLFHRVVKEFMIQGGAQDSRNAPAGAQIGGGRTDMDILPEFRPHHFHKKGAIAAPRRGDDENPQKRSDASQFYVVHGKIYSPGRLDSMEMAVNVPIKNRIIRDHYLPHKDELARLKSVDASAFNALLDSVLHVVDSLYEAAPGKLTLPAEMKEAYSTIGGAHHLDGEYTVFGEVIEGLDVIDKIAALPVDANSRPRSDAKIVKIYVE; this is translated from the coding sequence ATGAAAAAGTCTCTTATTTTCACTCTAATGCTGACATTTTCACTATTCGTGAATGGTCAGACTCAATATCCGGTCATTGTCATCGAGACCAATTTCGGGACGATGAAGGCGATTTTGTATGACGACACCCCCAACCACAGCGCCCATTTCCTGAAACTGGTGAAGCAGGGCTATTTCAACGGCACGCTGTTTCATCGGGTCGTCAAGGAGTTCATGATTCAGGGCGGCGCACAGGACTCGAGGAATGCACCGGCAGGTGCACAGATCGGTGGCGGACGGACCGATATGGATATCCTGCCCGAGTTCAGGCCGCACCACTTCCACAAAAAAGGGGCAATCGCCGCCCCACGCAGGGGGGATGACGAGAATCCGCAGAAGAGATCGGACGCCTCCCAGTTCTATGTCGTACACGGGAAGATCTACTCTCCAGGCCGGCTCGACTCCATGGAGATGGCAGTGAATGTACCGATCAAGAACAGGATCATTCGCGACCATTACCTGCCGCACAAAGATGAATTGGCAAGATTGAAGAGCGTTGATGCCAGCGCCTTTAATGCCCTGCTAGATTCGGTTCTCCATGTGGTGGATTCGTTGTACGAAGCTGCGCCCGGCAAACTGACACTCCCTGCGGAGATGAAGGAGGCCTACTCCACCATCGGCGGGGCACACCACCTCGACGGCGAGTATACCGTGTTTGGTGAGGTGATTGAAGGATTGGACGTCATCGACAAGATTGCCGCCTTGCCGGTAGATGCCAACAGCCGCCCCAGGTCGGATGCGAAGATTGTGAAAATATACGTGGAGTGA
- a CDS encoding prephenate dehydratase → MKRVAIQGGLGAYHDIAARTYFGEEIEIVPCLTFKEIFLRAREERELIGIMAIENTIAGGLLLNHDLLKLNDMKIVGEHKLRISHTLSALPGQTVQDIREIISHPMALMQCADFIESLPDVKIVEHEDTALAAKDIMEGKLSGVAAICSKLAAEVYGLEVLRAGIETNKRNFTRFLVLAHEEMVPEIRKSDMIDKASLVFVLPHSEGSLSRVLSVLSFYDINLTRIQSLPIIGREWEYQFYIDLTFASYERYQQSIKAILPLVGNLKILGEYVEDKHIIAD, encoded by the coding sequence ATGAAGAGAGTTGCCATACAGGGCGGATTGGGCGCTTATCACGACATTGCAGCCCGCACTTATTTTGGCGAGGAGATAGAGATTGTGCCTTGCCTTACCTTCAAGGAGATATTTTTAAGAGCCAGGGAGGAGAGGGAGCTTATCGGCATCATGGCAATCGAGAATACGATTGCCGGTGGATTGTTGCTCAACCACGACCTGCTTAAGCTCAACGACATGAAGATTGTGGGCGAGCACAAGCTGCGGATTTCCCACACCTTGTCGGCTTTGCCGGGACAGACAGTGCAGGATATCCGGGAGATCATCTCCCATCCGATGGCATTGATGCAGTGTGCCGACTTTATCGAAAGTCTGCCCGACGTGAAAATTGTAGAACATGAAGATACCGCTCTGGCGGCAAAGGATATCATGGAGGGAAAACTCTCCGGGGTGGCGGCCATCTGCAGCAAGCTGGCTGCTGAAGTCTACGGCCTGGAGGTGCTTCGGGCCGGGATCGAGACCAACAAACGGAACTTCACCCGCTTTCTGGTCTTGGCTCACGAAGAGATGGTGCCGGAGATACGCAAGTCCGACATGATCGACAAGGCGTCGCTTGTTTTCGTCCTGCCGCATAGTGAGGGGAGTCTCTCCAGGGTCTTGTCGGTCCTTTCATTCTATGACATAAACCTCACACGTATCCAGTCGCTGCCGATTATCGGTCGGGAGTGGGAGTATCAGTTCTATATCGACCTCACCTTCGCCAGTTATGAACGGTACCAACAGTCCATCAAGGCCATCCTGCCGCTGGTGGGCAACCTGAAGATACTGGGTGAGTATGTCGAGGACAAGCATATTATTGCCGATTAA
- a CDS encoding LptF/LptG family permease, with translation MKNRLNLLRIDKYIIGKFLGTYIFMITLIISISVVFDINEKIDKFMSNSAPLKEIIFDYYLNFIPYYANLFSPLFIFLAVIFFTSKMASNSEIIALLSNGVSFKRLLKPYMISAAVIAIFSFVMGSYIIPPANETRISFEQKYVDPRKKKTGDRDIQFKVAEGTIVYFGNFDMESKKGYNFSIDRFDSLKLVSRLTAQSIQYDSLYHWTINNYQIRDFEGMEEKITRGTSLDTIIQIVPNDFIVAKTDQQMMTTPQLLRHVRSQKERGLGNIQAFQIEYHSRYASIFSAFILTIIGASLSARKVKGGMGLNIGIGLALSMAYILFMTISSSFAVKGNMSPFVAAWIPNVVFIGIAFYLYKKAPN, from the coding sequence ATGAAGAATAGACTCAACCTGCTACGGATAGACAAGTATATCATCGGGAAGTTCCTGGGGACCTACATCTTCATGATCACGCTCATCATATCGATCTCGGTGGTGTTCGACATCAACGAGAAGATCGACAAGTTCATGAGCAACAGTGCTCCGCTGAAAGAGATCATCTTTGACTATTACCTCAATTTCATACCCTACTACGCCAATCTTTTCAGCCCGCTCTTCATCTTTCTGGCGGTAATCTTCTTCACCTCGAAGATGGCCTCCAATTCGGAGATCATAGCCCTGCTCTCCAACGGGGTAAGCTTTAAACGTCTTCTCAAGCCCTACATGATATCGGCTGCGGTGATCGCCATCTTTTCGTTTGTGATGGGCAGCTATATTATCCCACCGGCCAACGAGACCCGTATCTCATTCGAACAGAAGTATGTTGACCCGCGCAAAAAGAAAACGGGCGACCGCGATATCCAGTTCAAGGTAGCTGAAGGGACGATAGTCTATTTCGGCAATTTCGACATGGAGTCGAAAAAAGGCTACAACTTCTCGATCGACCGGTTCGACAGCCTGAAGCTGGTATCCCGCCTTACTGCGCAATCCATCCAGTACGACTCACTCTATCACTGGACCATCAACAACTACCAGATAAGGGATTTTGAGGGAATGGAGGAGAAGATTACCCGCGGAACCTCACTCGACACCATCATCCAGATTGTGCCCAACGATTTCATCGTGGCCAAGACCGACCAGCAGATGATGACCACTCCGCAACTTCTCCGTCACGTCAGGAGCCAGAAGGAGAGGGGACTGGGCAACATCCAGGCTTTCCAGATCGAGTACCATTCACGTTATGCCTCCATCTTTTCAGCATTTATCCTGACCATCATCGGGGCCTCACTCTCGGCACGGAAGGTGAAGGGGGGCATGGGGCTGAACATCGGTATCGGGTTGGCGCTGAGCATGGCATATATCCTCTTCATGACCATCAGTTCGTCATTTGCCGTGAAGGGCAACATGAGTCCTTTTGTTGCGGCATGGATACCCAACGTCGTTTTTATCGGCATCGCATTCTATCTCTACAAGAAAGCACCCAACTGA
- a CDS encoding bifunctional 3-deoxy-7-phosphoheptulonate synthase/chorismate mutase type II, translated as MEFESILLPGVEDKRPVIIAGPCSAETEEQVLKTAVELAGKGVKIYRAGVWKPRTKPGGFEGAGTPALKWLQQVRRETGMYVSTEVATEKHVYESLKYNMDMLWIGARTTANPFAVQEIADTLKGVDIPVLIKNPVNPDLELWIGAIERLYNAGLTKIGVIHRGFSTNDKSVYRNMPHWHIPIELKRRFPDLPIICDPSHIGGKRSMIKKISQQAMDLNYYGLIIESHCNPDEAWSDSAQQITPGTLADILNELVIRDKVQSTEDLSVLRGQIDELDNEILQLLSKRMRVSREIGLYKLEHDMPVLQTGRYDHIRKDRVEQAERMEMGGEFVLKILEAIHTESVRQQFEVMEKAKK; from the coding sequence ATGGAATTTGAATCAATTTTGTTACCCGGTGTAGAAGATAAGCGTCCGGTCATCATTGCCGGTCCCTGCAGTGCAGAGACGGAGGAGCAGGTTTTGAAAACGGCTGTAGAGCTTGCCGGAAAAGGGGTGAAGATCTACCGGGCAGGAGTATGGAAACCAAGAACGAAACCTGGCGGTTTTGAGGGTGCCGGCACACCGGCGTTGAAATGGCTCCAGCAGGTCAGGAGGGAGACCGGCATGTATGTTTCTACCGAAGTGGCTACCGAGAAACATGTGTATGAATCGCTGAAGTACAACATGGATATGTTGTGGATTGGTGCCCGAACTACGGCAAATCCCTTTGCTGTTCAGGAAATTGCCGATACGTTAAAGGGTGTGGATATCCCCGTCTTGATAAAGAATCCGGTCAATCCCGATCTGGAGTTGTGGATCGGCGCCATCGAGCGGCTATACAACGCCGGACTCACGAAGATCGGCGTCATCCATCGCGGTTTCAGTACCAACGACAAGAGTGTCTACCGAAACATGCCCCACTGGCATATTCCCATCGAGCTGAAACGACGTTTCCCCGATCTTCCCATCATCTGCGACCCGAGCCATATCGGCGGAAAACGCTCCATGATCAAGAAGATTTCGCAGCAGGCGATGGACCTGAACTACTATGGATTGATCATTGAGTCGCACTGCAATCCAGATGAGGCATGGAGCGACAGTGCACAGCAGATTACCCCTGGTACCTTGGCCGATATCTTGAACGAGCTGGTTATCCGCGACAAGGTACAGTCGACTGAAGATCTCTCCGTATTGCGCGGACAGATTGATGAGCTGGACAATGAGATCCTGCAGCTCCTGTCGAAGCGGATGCGTGTCTCCCGCGAGATAGGACTCTACAAGCTTGAGCACGATATGCCGGTGCTGCAGACCGGACGCTATGACCACATCCGGAAAGACAGGGTTGAGCAAGCTGAAAGAATGGAGATGGGGGGCGAATTTGTCTTGAAGATACTGGAGGCGATCCACACCGAATCGGTCCGCCAGCAATTTGAAGTAATGGAAAAAGCGAAAAAATGA
- the tgt gene encoding tRNA guanosine(34) transglycosylase Tgt, protein MKFELQHTDPRSNARAGVITTDHGHIETPVFMPVGTIGSVKAVQMTELKEDIKAQIILGNTYHLYLRPGLKVLEGAGGLHRFNSWNRPILTDSGGFQVFSLAGNRKLTEEGAEFRSHIDGSKHFFTPEKVMDIQRTIGADIIMAFDECTPGDADYAYAKKSLDLTERWLKRCIDRFKETECPYGYRQTLFPIVQGCVFPDLRRRAAENVASLEADGNAIGGLAVGEPTEKMYEMVELVNEILPKDKPRYLMGVGTPANLLEAVERGVDMFDCIMPTRNGRNGQIFTKNGILNMRNERWKEDFSPIEEEGASFVDTLYSKAYLRHLINTNEILGLQIASVHNLAFYTWLMREARKHIIEGDFSSWKRIMVERTMQRL, encoded by the coding sequence TTGAAATTTGAACTGCAACATACCGATCCCCGCTCGAACGCCAGGGCGGGAGTAATTACTACCGATCACGGCCATATCGAGACGCCCGTCTTCATGCCGGTAGGCACCATCGGGAGCGTGAAGGCGGTACAGATGACCGAATTGAAGGAGGATATCAAGGCCCAGATCATCCTGGGGAACACCTATCATCTTTACCTGCGGCCGGGACTGAAGGTGCTGGAGGGTGCCGGCGGACTGCACCGGTTTAACAGCTGGAACCGACCCATACTGACCGACAGTGGCGGGTTCCAGGTTTTTTCACTCGCCGGAAACCGGAAATTGACCGAGGAGGGGGCCGAGTTCCGTTCACATATCGACGGTTCGAAACATTTCTTCACGCCGGAAAAGGTGATGGATATCCAGCGCACCATCGGGGCTGACATCATCATGGCCTTCGACGAGTGTACACCTGGTGATGCCGACTACGCCTATGCCAAAAAATCGCTCGACCTTACGGAGCGGTGGCTGAAGCGGTGTATCGACCGGTTCAAGGAGACCGAATGCCCCTACGGCTACAGGCAGACCCTCTTCCCGATTGTCCAGGGATGCGTCTTTCCCGACCTGCGTCGCCGTGCGGCTGAAAACGTAGCCTCGCTGGAGGCTGATGGCAATGCCATCGGTGGACTGGCGGTTGGTGAGCCGACGGAGAAGATGTACGAGATGGTTGAGCTGGTGAACGAGATACTGCCCAAGGATAAGCCACGCTACCTGATGGGGGTAGGCACTCCGGCCAATCTCCTGGAAGCGGTGGAACGGGGCGTGGACATGTTCGACTGCATCATGCCTACCCGCAACGGCCGGAATGGGCAGATCTTTACCAAGAACGGCATCCTGAACATGCGGAACGAGCGGTGGAAAGAGGATTTCTCGCCCATCGAAGAGGAGGGTGCCTCATTCGTGGATACCCTTTACAGTAAAGCTTACCTGCGGCATCTGATCAACACGAACGAGATACTGGGGCTGCAGATAGCATCGGTGCATAATCTTGCATTTTACACCTGGCTGATGCGGGAGGCCCGGAAACATATCATCGAGGGGGACTTCTCCTCATGGAAACGGATCATGGTGGAAAGAACCATGCAGCGTCTGTAG